CACGCCGACAGAAGGCAGATTACACGCGAGGCGCTGATTGCCGCAGCGACCGCAGAGATTTTCGAGAACGGGATTTCCGGCGCTTCACTGCGCCACATCACCGAGCGAGCGGGCTACACGCAAGGCGCATTCTATTCCAATTTTTCGACGCGGAACGCTCTCTTGGAGGCGGTGCTTGAAAAACTCATGCGGGGCCGGCTAGACCGGATGGAGGCCATTCTGCTTGGGGAAGGACCACTCGAAACCACCATCGAGCGGCTGGGCGAATGGCTGAAATCCATGCAGGACGATACGGCCGGCACGCTGGTGATGCTCGAATTCCAGGTCCACGCGCTAAGAGACACCGGGTTCGCAACGAACTATAATCGATGGCGCGCTGCCCAGCATGCTCTCATTGCCCACGCAATAGAAACGATTCGAAAGCACCATGGCGTGGAGACAAAACTGCCACCGATGCTGATGTCGCTAGGATTCTCTGCCCTTTGGTCTGGCTTCGCGCTGCAGGGGCGGCTTCCCGAGGACATCGAGGTCGACGATTTGATTGGGTCGTTCATGCGGGCGTTGGTCTGAATGTAATATCGGTCGGAACAGGATGGACCGGCGAGGCTGATTAATTTCCTAGCGCATCAGCCATCTATGCGAAGAAGGTCGCGGTGCTCGCCGGCGCGCTGGATCGGCCCGACGAACGGCCGCAGGCGGCCGAAGCTTTGCGGATGCTGATCGAGAAGATCGTGCTGACGCCGGGGCCCGAACGCGGGGGGCTCTACGCCACTCTGCATGGTGATCTGGCGACGATCCTCGAATAGACGGAGCGGCAAGTCATTGGAAAGACGTCTAAAAACGAAAAAACCGCAGCGGATGCTACGCGAATGTCTGAATCGGTGGTTGCGGGAGGGCGCACCCATCATAACTTGCTGTTTCGGGCCGCCGCATAGCAACCTTGCCAAGGTTGGAGTCAAGGGTTCGAATCCCTTCGCTCTCTTCAGATTTCTAAAGGAAATCAAAGGATTGAGTAAGGGCCATCTTCGGGTGGCCCTTCCCTTTTTGGGCTTGGCCAACACCTGGTCAACACGAATGACGCCTGAGCAGGCAGGACGGGATGATCGCCTGAACACCAGCCGGACGATGCCTCGGCGAGCCGAACTGATTCGAGTCCGTCTCCAATGCGCATTGCCCAACTGGCTCGGGCAGACAAGTGGACCCGCGTATC
This genomic window from Aureimonas sp. OT7 contains:
- a CDS encoding TetR/AcrR family transcriptional regulator; this encodes MKHADRRQITREALIAAATAEIFENGISGASLRHITERAGYTQGAFYSNFSTRNALLEAVLEKLMRGRLDRMEAILLGEGPLETTIERLGEWLKSMQDDTAGTLVMLEFQVHALRDTGFATNYNRWRAAQHALIAHAIETIRKHHGVETKLPPMLMSLGFSALWSGFALQGRLPEDIEVDDLIGSFMRALV